The Lysobacter gummosus genome includes a region encoding these proteins:
- a CDS encoding prepilin peptidase: protein MAFLDQNPGLGYPLAAGLGLLLGSFYNVVILRLPKRLEWEWKKDAREALELPEIYDPPPPGIAVERSHCPHCKHQLSWYENIPVFSYLALRGKCRHCKTPISIQYPAVELLTMLLMVACVARFGFGWQGFGAMVFTSFLIILSGIDLRTQYLPDSLTLPLMWLGIIAASDNLYFPVKPAVLGAIAGFTSLWLVNWVYKQYQVVVKRVKDPREGMGGGDFKLLAAIGAWVGLKGVLPTILMSSLVGAVIGSIWLAVKGRDMGIPIPFGPYLAIAGWIVFFWGEALLQAYLRFSGLG, encoded by the coding sequence ATGGCATTTCTAGATCAGAACCCCGGCCTCGGGTATCCGCTCGCGGCCGGACTCGGACTGCTGCTGGGCAGCTTTTACAACGTGGTGATCCTGCGCCTGCCCAAGCGATTGGAGTGGGAGTGGAAGAAGGACGCGCGCGAGGCCCTGGAGCTGCCGGAGATCTACGATCCGCCGCCGCCGGGCATCGCGGTGGAGCGCTCGCACTGTCCGCACTGCAAGCACCAGCTGTCCTGGTACGAAAACATCCCGGTATTCAGCTACTTGGCGCTGCGCGGCAAGTGCCGGCACTGCAAGACGCCGATCTCGATCCAGTACCCGGCGGTCGAACTGCTGACCATGCTGCTGATGGTGGCCTGCGTGGCCCGCTTCGGCTTCGGCTGGCAGGGCTTCGGGGCGATGGTGTTCACCAGCTTCCTGATCATCCTGTCGGGCATCGACCTGCGCACGCAGTACCTGCCCGACAGCCTGACCTTGCCGCTGATGTGGCTGGGCATCATCGCCGCCAGCGATAACCTGTATTTCCCGGTCAAGCCGGCGGTGCTCGGCGCGATCGCGGGCTTCACCAGCCTGTGGCTGGTGAACTGGGTCTACAAGCAGTATCAGGTCGTGGTCAAACGGGTCAAAGACCCGCGCGAAGGCATGGGCGGCGGCGACTTCAAGCTGCTGGCGGCCATCGGCGCCTGGGTCGGGCTCAAGGGCGTGCTGCCGACGATTCTGATGTCGTCCCTGGTCGGCGCGGTGATCGGCTCGATCTGGCTCGCGGTCAAGGGCCGCGACATGGGCATTCCGATTCCGTTCGGCCCCTATTTGGCGATCGCCGGCTGGATCGTTTTCTTCTGGGGCGAAGCGCTGCTCCAGGCCTATCTGCGGTTCTCCGGGCTCGGCTGA
- a CDS encoding type II secretion system F family protein: MSATRTATKQATQTAVRRANPLDMFVWQGTDKRGIKMKGEQAAKNANLLRAELRRQGITPTVVKPKGKPLFGASGSRITPGEIAIFSRQIATMMKSGVPIVTSLEIIGEGHKNPRMKKLLNSVRADLESGSSLHEAMSKHPVQFDELYRNLVKAGESAGVLETVLDTVANYKENIETLKGKIKKALFYPATVVAVAILVSAILLIFVVPQFQATFKSFGADLPAFTLMVIGMSDFMISWWWAVLLVVIGAAVAFIMAKNRSPAFAHFLDRAMLKIPVVGQILHNAAIARFARTLAVTFRAGVPLVEALDTVAGATGNVVYEKAVLRIRDDVSVGYQVNMAMKQVNLFPHMVIQMTAIGEEAGALDTMLVKVAEFYEQEVNNAVDALSSLLEPLIMIILGVIVGGMVVAMYLPIFKLAATI; encoded by the coding sequence ATGTCCGCGACCCGAACCGCCACCAAGCAAGCCACACAGACCGCAGTACGCCGGGCCAACCCGCTCGACATGTTCGTCTGGCAGGGCACCGACAAGCGCGGCATCAAGATGAAGGGCGAGCAGGCGGCCAAGAACGCCAACCTGCTGCGCGCCGAACTGCGCCGGCAAGGCATCACCCCGACCGTGGTCAAGCCCAAGGGCAAGCCGCTGTTCGGCGCCTCCGGCAGCCGCATCACCCCGGGCGAAATCGCGATCTTCAGCCGCCAGATCGCCACCATGATGAAGTCGGGCGTGCCGATCGTGACCTCGCTGGAAATCATCGGCGAGGGCCACAAGAACCCGCGCATGAAGAAGCTGCTGAACTCGGTGCGCGCCGACCTGGAAAGCGGCTCGTCGCTGCACGAGGCCATGAGCAAGCATCCGGTCCAGTTCGATGAGCTTTACCGCAACCTGGTCAAGGCCGGCGAATCGGCGGGCGTGCTCGAAACCGTGCTCGACACGGTCGCCAACTACAAAGAAAACATCGAAACCCTCAAGGGCAAGATCAAGAAGGCCTTGTTCTACCCCGCCACCGTGGTCGCGGTGGCGATCCTGGTCAGCGCGATCCTGCTGATCTTCGTGGTGCCGCAGTTCCAGGCCACGTTCAAGAGCTTCGGCGCCGACTTGCCGGCCTTCACGCTCATGGTCATCGGCATGAGCGATTTCATGATTTCATGGTGGTGGGCGGTATTGCTGGTGGTGATTGGCGCCGCCGTGGCCTTCATCATGGCCAAGAACCGCTCCCCCGCCTTCGCCCACTTCCTCGACCGGGCCATGCTCAAGATCCCGGTCGTCGGCCAGATCCTGCACAACGCCGCGATCGCCCGCTTCGCCCGCACCCTGGCGGTGACCTTCCGCGCCGGCGTGCCGCTGGTCGAGGCACTGGACACCGTGGCCGGCGCGACCGGCAACGTGGTCTACGAAAAGGCGGTCCTGCGCATCCGCGACGACGTCTCGGTCGGCTACCAGGTCAACATGGCGATGAAGCAGGTCAACCTGTTCCCGCACATGGTGATCCAGATGACCGCGATCGGCGAAGAGGCCGGCGCACTCGACACCATGCTGGTCAAGGTCGCGGAGTTCTACGAGCAGGAAGTCAACAACGCCGTGGATGCGCTGTCGAGCCTGCTGGAACCGCTGATCATGATCATCCTCGGCGTGATCGTCGGCGGCATGGTCGTCGCCATGTATCTGCCGATCTTCAAACTGGCTGCGACGATCTGA
- the pilB gene encoding type IV-A pilus assembly ATPase PilB, with protein MSTVATANLVGITGIARRLVMDGALDEVKAREAMTAASAERKPLATYLAEHRLATSAQLAAANSIEFGVPLFDPAAMDPGQSAIRSISEELIRKHNALPLFKRGNKLFIGLSDPTNTAALDDIKFQTNAAVEAILVDDELIRRSLDRWLESSDQLAAAVGDGEGLDTLEIGRDDDLANVGADTGIDAKGDDTPVVKFINKVLVDAIRRGASDIHFEPYETEYRVRLRIDGLLKQVAKVPNKLHARIAARLKVMAQLDIAEKRVPQDGRIKLNLSKTKQIDFRMSTLPTLFGEKIVLRILDGSAARLGIEKLGYEDHQRDLFVSAVQKPYGMVLVTGPTGSGKTVSLYTALNILNDDQRNISTVEDPVEIRVPGINQVQMNVKRGMTFAAALRSFLRQDPDVIMVGEIRDLETAEIAIKAAQTGHMVLSTLHTNDAPQTIARLMNMGVAPYNITSSVTLVIAQRLARRLHDCKREVHLPEHALLAEGFTPEEIAAGVKLYEPVGCPDCTEGYKGRTGIYQVMPMTDEIQAIVLEGGNAMQIAAAAIRSGVRDLRRSALDKAMNGVTSLAEINRVTKD; from the coding sequence ATGTCCACCGTCGCTACTGCCAATTTGGTGGGGATCACCGGCATCGCCCGGCGTTTAGTCATGGACGGCGCCTTGGACGAGGTCAAGGCGCGCGAAGCCATGACCGCGGCCAGCGCCGAGCGCAAGCCGCTGGCGACCTACCTGGCCGAACACCGGCTGGCCACGTCGGCGCAGTTGGCCGCGGCCAACTCGATCGAGTTCGGCGTACCGCTGTTCGACCCCGCCGCGATGGATCCGGGCCAGTCCGCGATCCGTTCGATCAGCGAAGAGCTGATCCGCAAACATAACGCGCTGCCGCTGTTCAAACGCGGCAACAAGCTGTTCATCGGCCTGTCCGACCCGACCAACACCGCCGCGCTCGACGACATCAAGTTCCAGACCAACGCCGCCGTCGAGGCGATCCTGGTCGATGACGAGCTGATCCGCCGCTCCCTGGACCGCTGGCTGGAGAGCTCCGACCAGCTCGCCGCCGCGGTCGGCGACGGCGAAGGCCTGGATACGCTGGAGATCGGCCGCGACGACGACCTGGCCAATGTCGGCGCCGACACCGGCATCGACGCCAAGGGCGACGACACCCCGGTCGTGAAGTTCATCAACAAGGTGTTGGTCGATGCGATCCGCCGCGGCGCCTCCGACATCCATTTCGAACCCTACGAAACCGAATACCGCGTGCGCCTGCGCATCGACGGCCTGCTCAAGCAGGTCGCCAAGGTGCCCAACAAGCTGCATGCGCGCATCGCCGCGCGCCTGAAGGTCATGGCGCAGCTCGACATCGCCGAGAAGCGCGTGCCGCAGGACGGACGCATCAAGCTCAATCTGTCCAAGACCAAGCAGATCGACTTCCGCATGAGCACCTTGCCGACCCTGTTCGGCGAGAAGATCGTGCTGCGTATCCTCGACGGCAGCGCGGCGCGGCTGGGTATCGAGAAGCTCGGCTACGAGGACCACCAGCGCGATCTGTTCGTCAGTGCGGTGCAAAAGCCTTACGGCATGGTCCTGGTGACCGGCCCGACCGGTTCGGGCAAGACGGTGTCGCTGTACACCGCGCTCAACATCCTCAACGACGACCAACGCAACATCTCCACGGTCGAAGACCCGGTCGAAATCCGCGTGCCCGGCATCAACCAGGTACAGATGAACGTCAAGCGCGGCATGACCTTCGCCGCGGCCCTGCGCAGCTTCCTGCGTCAGGATCCGGACGTGATCATGGTCGGCGAAATCCGCGACCTGGAAACCGCCGAAATCGCCATCAAGGCCGCCCAGACCGGCCACATGGTGCTGTCCACCCTGCACACCAACGACGCCCCGCAGACCATCGCGCGCCTGATGAACATGGGCGTGGCGCCGTACAACATCACCTCCTCGGTCACCCTGGTGATCGCCCAGCGCCTGGCCCGCCGCCTGCACGACTGCAAGCGCGAGGTGCATCTGCCCGAGCACGCCCTGCTCGCCGAAGGCTTCACCCCCGAAGAAATTGCCGCCGGCGTCAAACTCTATGAGCCGGTCGGGTGCCCGGATTGCACCGAAGGCTACAAAGGACGTACCGGCATCTATCAGGTCATGCCCATGACCGACGAAATCCAGGCCATCGTGCTCGAAGGCGGCAATGCGATGCAGATCGCCGCCGCCGCCATCCGGTCGGGCGTGCGCGATCTGCGCCGCTCGGCCTTGGACAAGGCGATGAACGGTGTCACCAGCCTGGCCGAAATCAACCGCGTAACCAAGGACTAA
- a CDS encoding glycosyltransferase family 2 protein yields MHISIVLPAKNESEGLQRTLPALRQAFPAAEVIVVDDGSTDDTAAVAAQLGARVLSSPYSMGNGAAIKRGARAASGEVIVFMDADGQHDPNHISLLLERLQQGYDMVVGARSSGGQASVGRGLANALYNRLASWMTGHKVLDLTSGFRAVRASKFREFLHLLPNGFSYPTTSTMAFFRSAYPVTYVPIEVARRVGTQSHIRPLRDGVRFLLIIFKIATLYSPLKLFAPTAIAFALLGLGHYAWTFATQGRFTNMSALMLSASVIVFLIGLVSEQITGLTYLHGRDAGVDPDEKPEWR; encoded by the coding sequence ATGCATATATCTATCGTTTTACCGGCCAAGAACGAGTCGGAGGGGCTGCAGCGCACGCTGCCGGCACTGCGCCAGGCGTTTCCGGCCGCCGAGGTCATCGTGGTGGACGACGGTTCCACCGACGACACCGCCGCCGTCGCCGCCCAGCTGGGGGCCAGGGTCCTGTCCTCGCCGTACTCGATGGGCAACGGCGCGGCCATCAAGCGCGGCGCCCGCGCGGCCAGCGGCGAGGTCATCGTATTCATGGACGCCGACGGCCAACATGATCCGAACCACATTTCGCTGCTGTTGGAGCGCCTCCAGCAGGGCTACGACATGGTCGTGGGTGCCCGCAGCTCGGGCGGCCAGGCCAGCGTCGGCCGCGGCCTGGCCAACGCGCTGTACAACCGCCTGGCCAGCTGGATGACCGGACACAAGGTGCTCGACCTCACCTCCGGCTTCCGGGCGGTGCGGGCGAGCAAGTTCCGCGAGTTCCTGCATCTGCTGCCCAACGGGTTCAGTTATCCGACAACCAGCACGATGGCGTTCTTTCGCAGCGCCTATCCGGTTACCTATGTGCCGATCGAGGTTGCGCGGCGCGTCGGCACGCAAAGCCACATCCGGCCTCTGCGCGATGGCGTTCGTTTTCTGCTGATCATCTTCAAGATCGCCACGCTTTATTCGCCCTTGAAGTTGTTCGCGCCGACGGCGATCGCCTTCGCCTTGCTGGGCCTGGGCCACTACGCCTGGACCTTCGCGACCCAGGGTCGGTTTACCAATATGAGTGCGTTGATGCTCAGCGCCTCGGTCATCGTTTTCCTGATCGGGCTGGTGTCGGAGCAGATTACCGGCCTGACCTATCTGCACGGACGAGACGCGGGAGTCGATCCCGACGAGAAGCCCGAATGGCGTTAG